In Rattus rattus isolate New Zealand chromosome 9, Rrattus_CSIRO_v1, whole genome shotgun sequence, a genomic segment contains:
- the LOC116908925 gene encoding keratin-associated protein 4-6-like isoform X1, with amino-acid sequence MVNSCCSSVCSEEGCGQGCCQPSCCQTTCCRTTCCRPSCCVSSCCRPSCCISSCCRPQCCQSVCCQPTCCRPSCCVSSCCRPSCCVSSCCRPQCCQSVCCQPTCCRPSCCRPSCCISSCCQPSCGGSSCCRPCCRPCCRPCCCLRPVCGQVGCQSTCYRPTCVISTCPRPMCCATPCC; translated from the coding sequence ATGGTCAACTCTTGTTGCAGCTCTGTCTGCTCTGAGGAGGGATGCGGCCAAggctgctgccagcccagctgctgtcaGACCACCTGCTGTAGGACCACCTGCTGCCGCcccagctgctgtgtgtccagctgcTGCAGGCCCAGCTGCTGCATCTCCAGCTGTTGCAGGCCCCAGTGTTGTCAGTCTGTGTGCTGCCAGCCTACATGCTGCCGCcccagctgctgtgtgtccagctgTTGCAGGcccagctgctgtgtgtccagctgTTGCAGACCCCAGTGCTGTCAGTCTGTGTGCTGCCAGCCCACCTGCTGCCGCCCCAGCTGTTGTCGCCCCAGCTGCTGCATCTCCAGCTGCTGCCAACCCTCCTGTGGTGGTTCCAGCTGCTGCCGCCCCTGCTGTCGGCCCTGCTGTCGTCCTTGCTGCTGTCTGAGACCAGTCTGTGGTCAGGTCGGCTGCCAAAGCACCTGCTACCGCCCCACCTGTGTCATCTCCACCTGCCCCCGCCCCATGTGCTGTGCCACCCCCTGCTGCTGA
- the LOC116908925 gene encoding keratin-associated protein 4-12-like isoform X2, whose protein sequence is MVNSCCSSVCSEEGCGQGCCQPSCCQTTCCRTTCCRPSCCVSSCCRPSCCISSCCRPQCCQSVCCQPTCCRPSCCVSSCCRPSCCVSSCCRPQCCQSVCCQPTCCRPSCCRPCCCLRPVCGQVGCQSTCYRPTCVISTCPRPMCCATPCC, encoded by the exons ATGGTCAACTCTTGTTGCAGCTCTGTCTGCTCTGAGGAGGGATGCGGCCAAggctgctgccagcccagctgctgtcaGACCACCTGCTGTAGGACCACCTGCTGCCGCcccagctgctgtgtgtccagctgcTGCAGGCCCAGCTGCTGCATCTCCAGCTGTTGCAGGCCCCAGTGTTGTCAGTCTGTGTGCTGCCAGCCTACATGCTGCCGCcccagctgctgtgtgtccagctgTTGCAGGcccagctgctgtgtgtccagctgTTGCAGACCCCAGTGCTGTCAGTCTGTGTGCTGCCAGCCCACCTGCTGCCGCCCCAG CTGCTGTCGTCCTTGCTGCTGTCTGAGACCAGTCTGTGGTCAGGTCGGCTGCCAAAGCACCTGCTACCGCCCCACCTGTGTCATCTCCACCTGCCCCCGCCCCATGTGCTGTGCCACCCCCTGCTGCTGA